One window from the genome of Paracoccus zhejiangensis encodes:
- the ilvA gene encoding threonine ammonia-lyase IlvA: MENFTQAVRAAEDAIRDLFEPTPLQRNDHLSAKYGADIWLKREDLTPVRSYKLRGAYNAMRKIMVDGRGGNAHFVCASAGNHAQGVAFACRHFGAKGTIFMPVTTPQQKIDKTRTFGGDSVEIVLTGDYFDQTLAAAQQFSAEQEAVFLAPFDSADVIEGQATVALEMLEQLGRAPDLVVLPVGGGGLSSGVSRYLRENATGTRLAFAEPLGGASLQAALQNGAPVALPAVDGFVDGAAVARIGALPFEELQRYAMTDVHLAPEDRICITMLEMLNTEGMVLEPAGALAVDVLGDLGDLTGKTVVCVCSGGNFDFERLPDVKERAQRFAGKKKYLVLRMPQRPGALRDFLQLLGPDDDIARFEYLKKSARNFGSILIGIESSRPENLTTMLRRLDQAGFTYRDITKDAVLAEFLI, from the coding sequence GCGCGCGGCCGAAGACGCGATCCGCGATCTGTTCGAGCCGACGCCCCTCCAGCGCAACGACCACCTGTCGGCGAAATACGGCGCCGATATCTGGCTGAAGCGCGAGGACCTGACGCCGGTGCGCAGCTACAAGCTGCGCGGGGCCTACAACGCCATGCGCAAGATCATGGTCGACGGGCGCGGCGGGAACGCGCATTTCGTCTGCGCCAGCGCCGGCAACCACGCGCAGGGCGTGGCCTTCGCCTGCCGCCATTTCGGCGCCAAGGGCACCATCTTCATGCCGGTGACGACGCCGCAGCAGAAGATCGACAAGACCCGGACCTTCGGCGGCGATTCCGTCGAGATCGTGCTGACCGGCGATTATTTCGACCAGACGCTGGCCGCCGCGCAGCAGTTCTCGGCCGAGCAGGAGGCGGTGTTCCTGGCACCCTTCGATTCGGCCGATGTGATCGAGGGTCAGGCGACAGTGGCGCTGGAGATGCTGGAACAGCTCGGCCGCGCGCCCGATCTGGTGGTGCTGCCGGTGGGCGGCGGCGGCTTGTCCTCGGGTGTGTCGCGCTATCTGCGCGAGAATGCGACCGGGACGCGGCTGGCCTTTGCCGAGCCGCTGGGGGGTGCCAGCCTGCAGGCGGCGCTGCAGAACGGTGCGCCGGTGGCCCTGCCGGCGGTGGACGGTTTCGTCGATGGTGCCGCGGTGGCGCGAATCGGTGCCCTGCCCTTCGAGGAATTGCAGCGCTACGCGATGACCGACGTGCACCTGGCCCCCGAGGACCGGATCTGCATCACCATGCTGGAGATGCTGAACACCGAGGGCATGGTGCTGGAACCGGCGGGCGCGCTGGCGGTGGACGTGCTGGGCGATCTGGGCGATTTGACCGGCAAGACCGTGGTCTGCGTCTGTTCGGGCGGGAATTTCGACTTCGAGCGCCTGCCCGATGTGAAGGAACGGGCGCAGCGCTTTGCCGGCAAGAAGAAATACCTGGTGCTGCGGATGCCGCAGCGGCCCGGCGCGCTGCGCGATTTCCTGCAGCTTCTGGGGCCGGATGACGACATCGCCCGCTTTGAATACCTGAAGAAATCGGCGCGGAACTTCGGCTCGATCCTGATCGGCATCGAAAGCAGCCGGCCCGAGAACCTGACCACCATGCTGCGGCGTCTGGACCAGGCCGGATTCACCTATCGCGACATCACCAAGGACGCGGTGCTGGCCGAATTCCTGATCTGA
- a CDS encoding Hpt domain-containing protein produces MIDWTRVLELREEVGQSEFAPVLELFMDEVEEIVMRLSRDDPAKLARDLHFLKGSAWNLGFAEFGALCQSSETQTLRGQLAEISIKQIISCYSRSKQLFMRDLARMVDDREGGQAGVA; encoded by the coding sequence ATGATCGACTGGACGAGGGTGTTGGAACTGCGCGAGGAGGTCGGACAGTCCGAATTCGCCCCGGTGCTGGAACTGTTCATGGACGAGGTCGAAGAGATCGTCATGCGCCTGTCCAGGGACGATCCCGCCAAGCTGGCGCGCGACCTGCATTTTCTCAAAGGCAGCGCGTGGAATCTTGGTTTTGCGGAATTCGGTGCCCTGTGCCAGAGCAGCGAGACGCAAACCCTGCGCGGCCAGTTGGCCGAGATCAGCATCAAGCAGATCATCAGCTGTTATTCGCGATCGAAACAGCTGTTCATGCGCGATCTCGCCCGCATGGTCGATGACCGCGAGGGCGGCCAGGCCGGGGTGGCCTGA
- a CDS encoding PP2C family protein-serine/threonine phosphatase produces MSDPIRLDDPLPPGALTPAPGRLVLLVDDSRAQRRMLSIQLQRAGYQVIEAESGPEALQVCRRYEPDIVLSDWIMPGMTGPELCREFRGLSREGYGYFILLTSKTEASDIAYGLEAGADDFLTKPISGAELRARLRAGDRILRFEEKLRASNAQLQKTLDRLNLAQEAMDRDLREARKLQQGLVRERSGRFQHFELSLLLRPAGHIGGDLVGFFPINQDRAGIFSIDVSGHGVTAALLTARLAAHLSGSTEQNVALRAAQAGTEAVSPLALAQFFNTMLLEETQTDTYFTMVYADLDFHSGELRGVQAGHPHPLVQRRTGEIEPVGDGGMPIGVLARPRFDEFRLRLNPGDRLLIASDGITEATDPDGNLLGDEGVMNIARGHRGLSGHNFLDAMSFCVSQFTHGERRDDISAVLIEHREWGDRDADPLRSGPDRRGNLPP; encoded by the coding sequence GTGAGTGACCCGATTCGCCTTGACGACCCGCTGCCGCCGGGGGCGCTGACGCCCGCTCCGGGCCGTCTGGTCCTGCTCGTGGATGACAGCCGGGCGCAACGGCGGATGCTGTCGATCCAGCTGCAGCGCGCCGGTTACCAGGTGATCGAGGCGGAATCCGGGCCCGAAGCACTGCAGGTCTGCCGGCGATACGAACCCGATATCGTGCTTTCGGATTGGATCATGCCGGGGATGACCGGCCCCGAGCTTTGCCGCGAGTTCCGCGGGCTCAGCCGCGAAGGCTATGGCTATTTCATCCTGCTGACTTCGAAGACCGAGGCCTCGGACATCGCCTACGGGCTGGAGGCCGGGGCCGACGACTTCCTGACCAAGCCGATCTCGGGGGCTGAGCTGCGGGCGCGATTGCGCGCCGGCGACCGGATCCTGCGATTCGAGGAGAAGCTGCGGGCCAGCAATGCCCAGCTGCAGAAGACGCTGGACCGGCTGAACCTGGCGCAGGAGGCGATGGATCGCGACCTGCGCGAGGCGCGCAAGCTGCAGCAGGGCCTGGTGCGCGAACGCTCGGGCCGGTTCCAGCACTTTGAGCTGTCTCTGCTGCTGCGCCCTGCGGGCCATATCGGCGGGGACCTGGTCGGCTTCTTTCCCATCAATCAGGACCGGGCCGGAATCTTCTCGATCGACGTGTCCGGCCATGGCGTCACCGCCGCATTGCTGACCGCGCGGCTGGCGGCACATCTGTCCGGCTCGACCGAGCAGAACGTGGCGCTGCGCGCCGCGCAAGCCGGAACCGAGGCGGTCTCACCGCTGGCGCTGGCGCAGTTCTTCAACACCATGCTGCTGGAGGAGACCCAGACCGACACCTATTTCACCATGGTCTATGCCGATCTGGATTTCCACAGCGGCGAATTGCGCGGCGTGCAGGCCGGGCATCCCCATCCGCTGGTCCAGCGCCGGACCGGCGAAATCGAGCCCGTGGGGGATGGCGGCATGCCCATCGGGGTGCTTGCCCGACCGCGGTTCGACGAATTTCGCCTGAGGCTGAACCCCGGTGACCGCCTGCTGATCGCCTCGGACGGGATCACCGAGGCGACCGATCCCGATGGCAATCTTCTCGGCGACGAGGGGGTCATGAACATTGCCCGTGGCCACAGGGGACTGAGTGGTCACAACTTCCTCGACGCCATGTCCTTCTGCGTCTCGCAATTCACCCATGGCGAAAGGCGCGACGACATCTCGGCGGTGCTGATCGAGCATCGTGAATGGGGAGATCGCGACGCTGACCCGCTGCGGTCCGGGCCAGACCGCAGGGGCAACTTGCCGCCATGA
- a CDS encoding NUDIX domain-containing protein translates to MIPRYGQPPESGHRYRARPGAYALLVRDGQALLTLQTRPEPELQLPGGGIDPGESPVAALHREVFEETGWSIAAPRRLGIYRRFAWLPEYGYHAEKICSIWLARPLRRLGPPSEPDHLPLWLPLDDLPDALADPGSRALVTRWLRAGRPWR, encoded by the coding sequence ATGATCCCCCGCTATGGCCAGCCGCCCGAGTCCGGCCACCGCTATCGCGCCCGGCCCGGCGCCTATGCCTTGCTCGTTCGGGACGGGCAGGCGCTGCTGACCCTGCAAACCCGGCCCGAGCCCGAGCTGCAACTGCCGGGCGGTGGCATCGATCCGGGCGAGTCCCCCGTTGCGGCCCTGCACCGCGAAGTATTCGAGGAGACCGGCTGGTCCATCGCCGCACCGCGTCGGCTCGGCATTTATCGCCGCTTCGCCTGGCTGCCCGAATACGGCTACCATGCTGAGAAGATCTGTTCGATCTGGCTGGCCCGTCCCCTGCGACGACTCGGCCCGCCAAGCGAGCCGGATCACCTGCCGCTGTGGTTGCCACTGGACGATCTGCCCGATGCGCTGGCCGATCCGGGGTCCAGGGCGCTGGTGACCCGATGGCTTCGGGCGGGCCGGCCCTGGCGCTGA
- the hslO gene encoding Hsp33 family molecular chaperone HslO: protein MNKINQIAWDDTVLPFQLDRSDIRGRVARLDGVLEHILSRHNYPAPVSALVAEVALLAALIGPTISLRWKLSLQVRGSGAIRTIAADYYAPATEGEPARIRAWASFDEARLDGRPPFEQIGEGYFAILIDQGQGTTPYQGITPLAGGSLSACAQTYFAQSEQLPTRFALTHGRSQMAGEAEHWRAGGVMLQTLPATPMSGSEGGSGEGGLIEAADILQGAESEDWNRANILLDTVEPLELIGPSLAPTDLLVRLFHEEAPRVFDPQRVEFGCSCTADRVRDTLSIYSAKDIGHMTTPEGIVTADCQFCGAHYEFDPKSLGFEATVDAEGNPIEPQDRAAE from the coding sequence ATGAACAAGATCAACCAGATCGCCTGGGACGATACGGTCCTTCCCTTCCAGCTTGACCGTTCCGACATCCGTGGCCGGGTGGCCCGGCTGGACGGGGTGCTGGAGCATATCCTGTCGCGCCACAACTATCCGGCCCCGGTCAGCGCGCTGGTGGCCGAGGTGGCGCTGCTGGCGGCGCTGATCGGCCCGACCATCAGCTTGCGCTGGAAGCTGAGCCTGCAGGTGCGGGGCAGCGGCGCCATCCGCACCATCGCCGCCGACTACTACGCCCCCGCAACCGAGGGCGAACCGGCGCGCATCCGGGCCTGGGCCAGTTTCGACGAGGCGCGGCTGGACGGTCGCCCGCCCTTCGAGCAGATCGGCGAGGGCTATTTCGCCATCCTGATCGATCAGGGCCAGGGGACCACTCCCTATCAGGGTATCACGCCCTTGGCCGGCGGCTCGCTTTCGGCCTGCGCCCAGACCTATTTCGCGCAATCCGAACAGCTGCCCACGCGCTTTGCGCTGACCCATGGCCGCTCGCAGATGGCCGGCGAGGCCGAGCATTGGCGCGCGGGCGGCGTCATGCTGCAGACCCTGCCGGCGACGCCGATGAGCGGGTCCGAGGGCGGCAGTGGTGAAGGCGGGCTGATCGAGGCAGCCGACATCCTCCAGGGCGCGGAATCCGAGGATTGGAACCGGGCGAATATCCTGCTGGACACGGTCGAGCCGCTGGAGCTGATCGGCCCCTCGCTCGCGCCGACCGACCTTCTGGTGCGACTGTTCCACGAGGAAGCCCCGCGGGTCTTTGACCCGCAGCGGGTGGAGTTCGGCTGTTCCTGCACCGCGGACCGCGTGCGCGACACGCTGTCGATCTACTCGGCGAAGGATATCGGCCACATGACCACGCCCGAGGGCATCGTCACCGCAGATTGCCAGTTCTGCGGCGCGCATTACGAGTTCGACCCGAAAAGCCTCGGCTTCGAGGCGACCGTCGATGCCGAGGGCAATCCGATCGAACCGCAAGACCGGGCGGCCGAGTGA
- a CDS encoding CoA pyrophosphatase, which translates to MRTGWSEDLLRQALAAPAGPTSDFDLNPEVAPPAGQLRPAGVLAAFHEDDGRLVLTKRAATMRHHPGQIALPGGKVDPGDADVIAAALREAREEIALPTEQVEVIGTLPAHRTVTGFAITPVLAVIRGRFDPIPEPGEVAEVFDLPFDHIADPACYRVEGRYWRGSWRSYHAAPYGPYYLWGATARILWSLANRFAA; encoded by the coding sequence GTGAGAACCGGCTGGTCGGAAGACCTGCTGAGACAGGCCCTGGCAGCTCCGGCAGGGCCGACCTCGGATTTCGATCTGAACCCCGAGGTCGCGCCGCCGGCCGGGCAATTGCGCCCGGCCGGCGTGCTCGCCGCCTTTCACGAGGATGACGGTCGCCTGGTGCTGACCAAGCGCGCCGCCACGATGCGCCACCATCCCGGCCAGATCGCCCTGCCCGGCGGCAAGGTCGATCCGGGTGATGCCGACGTGATTGCCGCCGCCCTGCGCGAGGCGCGCGAGGAGATTGCATTGCCCACGGAACAGGTCGAGGTGATCGGCACGCTACCCGCGCACCGCACCGTCACCGGCTTTGCCATCACCCCGGTCCTGGCCGTCATTCGCGGCCGCTTCGACCCGATTCCCGAGCCGGGCGAGGTGGCCGAGGTCTTTGACCTGCCCTTCGACCATATCGCAGATCCTGCCTGCTACCGGGTCGAGGGGCGATACTGGCGCGGCAGCTGGCGCAGCTATCACGCCGCGCCCTACGGTCCATATTACCTCTGGGGTGCCACCGCGCGCATCCTCTGGTCGCTGGCCAACAGGTTCGCGGCCTGA
- a CDS encoding CCA tRNA nucleotidyltransferase, which translates to MRISGPFLTDPALLAVLDAIEAGGHRVFLVGGAVRNALLGEPIGDVDLSTDARPERVVELAQAAGLKPVPTGIEHGTITVVSGGTGFEVTTFRRDVETDGRRAIVAFSDSIEEDAERRDFTMNALYATRAGEVIDPVGGLDDLAARRLRFVGDPEERIHEDYLRILRFFRFHAWYGREAEPQALAACAALAGGLAGISKERIGAEMRKLLAAPDPSDALALMTETGILARVLPGADPAQMPALIAAEGDAAPAWPRRLALLGADDAADALRLSRAEAGEQAQLAGALAANWSLNEAGYRLGAALATDIALVRAARGLRLPEGWRDQIAAAARARLPIAAADLMPELQGPALGQGLKAAEARWIAEGFATPAANLIETARLAAKEGA; encoded by the coding sequence ATGCGGATCTCCGGCCCCTTCCTCACCGATCCGGCACTGCTGGCCGTCCTCGATGCGATCGAGGCGGGCGGGCATCGGGTGTTTCTAGTCGGCGGCGCGGTGCGCAATGCGCTTCTGGGCGAGCCAATCGGGGATGTGGACCTGTCCACCGACGCCCGACCCGAGCGGGTTGTGGAGCTGGCGCAGGCGGCGGGACTGAAGCCGGTGCCGACGGGGATCGAACATGGCACGATCACCGTGGTCTCGGGCGGGACCGGCTTCGAAGTCACCACCTTCCGCCGCGATGTCGAGACCGACGGGCGCCGCGCGATCGTCGCCTTCTCGGACAGCATCGAGGAGGATGCCGAGCGGCGCGATTTCACCATGAACGCGCTTTACGCGACCCGCGCGGGCGAGGTGATTGATCCGGTCGGCGGGCTGGATGACTTGGCGGCGCGGCGGTTGCGCTTTGTCGGTGATCCCGAGGAGCGTATCCACGAGGATTACCTGCGCATCCTGCGCTTCTTCCGCTTTCACGCCTGGTATGGCCGCGAAGCCGAGCCGCAGGCGCTGGCTGCCTGCGCGGCGCTGGCGGGTGGCCTCGCGGGCATCTCGAAAGAGCGGATCGGGGCCGAGATGCGCAAGCTGTTGGCTGCGCCCGACCCCTCCGATGCGCTGGCGCTGATGACCGAGACCGGAATTCTGGCGCGGGTTCTACCCGGTGCGGACCCGGCGCAGATGCCCGCGTTGATCGCGGCTGAAGGGGATGCCGCGCCCGCATGGCCGCGCCGACTGGCGCTGCTGGGCGCAGACGACGCAGCGGACGCCCTTCGCCTGTCGCGCGCCGAGGCCGGGGAGCAGGCGCAACTGGCGGGGGCGCTGGCGGCGAACTGGTCGCTCAATGAGGCCGGTTATCGCCTTGGTGCGGCGCTGGCGACCGATATCGCGCTGGTCCGGGCGGCACGCGGCCTGCGGCTGCCTGAGGGGTGGCGCGATCAGATTGCCGCCGCTGCGCGCGCCCGGCTGCCCATCGCCGCCGCTGACCTGATGCCCGAGTTGCAGGGGCCAGCCCTCGGCCAAGGTCTGAAGGCCGCCGAAGCCCGCTGGATCGCCGAGGGTTTTGCCACCCCCGCCGCAAACCTGATCGAGACCGCCCGGTTGGCGGCAAAGGAGGGCGCATGA
- a CDS encoding ABC transporter ATP-binding protein, translated as MSLHRRMGNMVDAFRPADGPPPRTLLAFFRWCLSGAWGGLTLAGIASALAGVCDVLTAILLGMAVDAVATGNPTDPWSEQAALIALFLGFFLLIRPVIFGLSTASSSVIVGPNILPLVLSRLHRWTMGQSVTFFDNDFAGRLAQKQMQTARAVTDVATEMVNVVAFALASVLGSAAFLVAVDGWGALALLVWLASYFALIRFFLPLVRERSGARASARAMVTGQVVDTITNIKTVKLFAHTDHEDRAALGAMAGFRERALDFGVVSSWFRLSLMFIAGVLPVILIGGSVMLWRDGLATPGDVAAAGAISMRLSQMTGWVSMALMGMWGSIGEVEDGMKTLAPPHALSDAPGAITLNRVKGRIDYDHVSFAYGRETGGLDDLSLHILPGQRIGIVGASGAGKSTLVALLLRLYDVEKGKITLDGHDIREVTQESLRQQIAMVTQETAMFNRSARDNILYGRPDASMAEIETAAKAAEAHEFILGLEDYAGRKGYEAHLGERGVKLSGGQRQRIALARAILKDAPILVLDEATSALDSEVEAQVQEALARAMQGKTVLAIAHRLSTIAELDRIIVLDRGRIVEAGTHEDLLAENGLYARYWNRQSGGFLGLDEAAEEAAE; from the coding sequence ATGAGCCTGCATCGCCGCATGGGCAATATGGTCGACGCCTTTCGTCCCGCTGATGGCCCGCCGCCGCGGACCCTTCTGGCCTTCTTTCGCTGGTGCCTCTCGGGGGCCTGGGGCGGGCTGACGCTGGCCGGGATCGCCTCGGCGCTGGCCGGGGTCTGCGACGTGCTGACGGCGATCCTTTTGGGCATGGCGGTCGATGCTGTGGCGACGGGCAACCCGACCGATCCGTGGTCGGAGCAGGCGGCGCTGATCGCGCTGTTCCTGGGGTTCTTCCTGCTGATCCGGCCGGTCATCTTCGGCCTCTCCACCGCCAGTTCCAGCGTTATCGTCGGCCCGAACATCTTGCCGCTGGTTCTGTCGCGGCTGCATCGCTGGACCATGGGGCAGTCGGTCACCTTCTTTGACAATGATTTCGCCGGGCGACTGGCGCAGAAGCAGATGCAGACCGCGCGGGCAGTGACCGATGTGGCGACCGAGATGGTCAACGTTGTGGCCTTCGCGCTCGCCTCGGTACTGGGCTCGGCAGCCTTCCTGGTCGCGGTCGATGGCTGGGGGGCGCTGGCGCTGCTGGTATGGCTGGCCAGCTATTTCGCGCTGATCCGCTTCTTCCTGCCGCTGGTACGCGAACGCTCGGGCGCGCGCGCCTCGGCCCGGGCAATGGTCACCGGGCAGGTCGTGGACACCATCACCAATATCAAGACGGTGAAGCTGTTCGCGCATACCGATCACGAGGATCGCGCGGCACTGGGCGCGATGGCCGGTTTCCGCGAACGCGCGCTGGATTTCGGTGTCGTCTCCAGCTGGTTCCGCCTGTCGCTGATGTTCATCGCGGGCGTCCTGCCGGTGATCCTGATCGGCGGTTCTGTCATGTTGTGGCGCGACGGGCTGGCGACGCCCGGCGATGTGGCCGCCGCCGGGGCGATCTCGATGCGGCTGAGCCAGATGACCGGCTGGGTCAGCATGGCGCTGATGGGCATGTGGGGCAGCATCGGCGAGGTCGAGGACGGAATGAAGACCCTCGCCCCGCCCCATGCGCTGAGCGATGCGCCGGGGGCCATCACGCTGAATCGCGTCAAGGGCCGGATCGACTATGACCATGTGAGCTTTGCCTATGGTCGCGAGACCGGGGGGCTGGACGATCTGTCGCTGCACATCCTGCCGGGACAGCGGATCGGCATTGTCGGCGCCTCGGGCGCGGGGAAATCGACGCTGGTGGCGCTTCTGTTGCGGCTCTACGACGTGGAGAAGGGCAAGATCACCCTTGACGGGCATGACATCCGCGAGGTGACGCAGGAAAGCCTGCGCCAGCAGATCGCCATGGTCACGCAGGAAACGGCAATGTTCAACCGCTCGGCCCGCGACAATATCCTCTATGGCCGACCCGATGCCAGCATGGCCGAGATCGAGACGGCGGCGAAGGCGGCCGAGGCGCATGAGTTCATTTTGGGGCTCGAGGATTATGCCGGGCGCAAAGGCTACGAGGCGCATCTGGGCGAGCGCGGGGTGAAGCTGTCGGGCGGACAGCGCCAGCGTATCGCCCTAGCCCGCGCCATTCTGAAGGACGCCCCGATCCTCGTGCTGGACGAGGCCACCAGCGCGCTCGACAGCGAGGTCGAGGCGCAGGTGCAGGAGGCGTTGGCCCGCGCCATGCAGGGCAAGACCGTGCTGGCCATTGCCCACCGGCTGTCGACCATCGCCGAGTTGGACCGGATCATCGTGCTGGACCGGGGCCGGATCGTCGAGGCGGGAACGCATGAGGACTTGCTGGCCGAGAACGGGCTTTACGCGCGCTACTGGAACCGGCAATCCGGCGGTTTCCTGGGTCTCGACGAGGCGGCAGAGGAGGCGGCGGAATAG
- a CDS encoding DoxX family protein — translation MHDFGLLIARLLLGVPFVIWGFLKLRGGEAKLVPVLAGLGLPDATALAYLVGLCELVGGIGVVLGYPVRTFGVLLGLWCLVTGYAAHRKDLNAMLSHIAMAGGFFALAAAGAGALALFGGDPTGVLADVQ, via the coding sequence ATGCATGATTTCGGCCTGCTGATCGCCCGCTTGCTGCTGGGCGTTCCCTTTGTCATCTGGGGTTTCCTGAAGCTGCGCGGCGGCGAGGCCAAGCTGGTGCCGGTACTGGCCGGGCTGGGCCTGCCGGATGCGACCGCGCTGGCCTATCTCGTGGGCCTCTGCGAACTCGTCGGCGGGATCGGCGTGGTCCTGGGCTACCCGGTGCGGACCTTCGGCGTGCTGCTGGGCCTCTGGTGCCTCGTCACCGGCTATGCCGCGCATCGCAAGGACCTGAACGCGATGCTGTCCCATATCGCCATGGCGGGTGGCTTCTTCGCGCTGGCCGCTGCCGGGGCCGGTGCGCTGGCGCTGTTCGGCGGCGATCCGACCGGGGTGCTGGCCGACGTGCAATAA